Genomic segment of bacterium:
ATTGTTTTTGATTTTGGTCCACGCATTGCCAATACCTCCTGGGAAAATATCCCTATTTATATTATCGGCTTTTGTGAACTAAAACTTTAGTAAAATTCGTGCGAAATTTAGTCAACACGACACTAGTGCGGGTATAGAATGCGATTCTTCTTCTTCAGGAACCATTACTTATAATATAATCACAGAAAATAAGGGTGACGGAATCGTGAGTGCGGGTTCCGATCCCTCTATTATTAGCAATACAATTAGAGGAAATAAAGGAATTGGTATCTATTGCTATTCTAATTCATTGTCAATAATCATCAATAATGTCATCGAGAAGAATTATTATAGTGGGATTTATTGTTATTCTTCTTTTCCTGTAATCACCAACAATACAATCATTGAAAATAAAGATGGTATTAACTGCTCCTGGAATTCTTCTCCATCCCTCACCAACAATATTATTGCAAATAATACTAAATATGGAATTTCCGAAGGGAGTATAAACAGCGATCCTCTTCCCAATTATAATTGCTTTTTTAATAACGACTCAGGAGATTATTATGATTATGACACGCAGAAAATTGAAACAGTGGAATGGCTAAATAGTGCTGGAGGCTATACAGGAAACATTGTTTCTAACCCACTTTTTGTTGATTCTGGTAGAAATAACTATTCTCTTACTCCAAACTCTCCTTGTATTGATAAAGGTTTAAATACTGTCATAGGTATTTTCTCAACAGATAAAAATGGCAATTCAAGAATATTTGATGGAGACAAAGATGGCACTTCTACCGTAGATATTGGTGCTTATGAGTTTCAGGGGCTATCTCCTGCTCTCTTGAAAGAAGTAATCTTTGTTTTTCCTAACCCTTGTCGCATTTCTCAAAGCAATATTATTACCTTTAAAAAACTAACTCCGCAAGCTACAATCCGAATATTTAATATTGCCCGAGAAGAAATTGCCAAAATAGAACATAATAATGGAACTGATGAGGAGAGATGGATAATGCCTAATTCTCTTGCATCCGGCGTTTATCTCTACCTTATCACTAATAACCAAAAGGATACACCGGTAAAGGGAAAAATTG
This window contains:
- a CDS encoding right-handed parallel beta-helix repeat-containing protein, with translation MRAKFSQHDTSAGIECDSSSSGTITYNIITENKGDGIVSAGSDPSIISNTIRGNKGIGIYCYSNSLSIIINNVIEKNYYSGIYCYSSFPVITNNTIIENKDGINCSWNSSPSLTNNIIANNTKYGISEGSINSDPLPNYNCFFNNDSGDYYDYDTQKIETVEWLNSAGGYTGNIVSNPLFVDSGRNNYSLTPNSPCIDKGLNTVIGIFSTDKNGNSRIFDGDKDGTSTVDIGAYEFQGLSPALLKEVIFVFPNPCRISQSNIITFKKLTPQATIRIFNIAREEIAKIEHNNGTDEERWIMPNSLASGVYLYLITNNQKDTPVKGKIGIIK